A stretch of DNA from Halobacterium sp. DL1:
CAGGAACTAATTCACGACCGAACAAGGTTGCGAACAGAATTTCAAGAGTGAGATCACGCATTTCCGTTTCCATATCCCGAGTGTCGCCCGTCTCCCACTGCTCAAGTCGTCGTTCAGTACACGCCACCATCTGCTCTGTGTAGCCTTTGATCTGCTCGCGATAGAACAGTGGTTGCATCATCTCCCGTTGTCGTCGCCACTGCTGGTCCTCGACTGAGAGTAATCCATTACCGAATGCTCGTCGATAATCCTCGGTTTTCCCGAACGCGTCGACGTCGGCCACCAGAACGCGATTGAAGTAATCCGGATGAGCCAACACGAAGACGTCGTCGACTGCTGGGAGATCCATGCGATAGATATCCCCGCACTCCGACGTTGCCCTGTCTACGAACTCGAACGGATCGCGAGCAAAATCGACTGCATGCTTGAACACCGGGTATCCGGATGGCGCTGGGGGAAGTTGCGAGGCCACAATACCCATACTTTGCGGGAACACGTGTAAAAAGTACTGTCGGCGGGTTCGAGTTCACATTTCAGAGAGGGAGTTGGAATGATGAGACGTTCGTTTCAATACCCGATCTCGTCGATATATTCATACCCTAGGCGACGCTATCTTAGAAAATGGGTGATCCTTGGTGACACGCCAAGAGCGTGCGGTCACAAACCCACTCACGGACGAACGAATAATCGTCCGTGAGCTCATTAATGATCTCGCTGGGTCTGCCCGTCTCGAGGTACTTCGATCACTTGACGACCAACCCCTGACAGCATCGAAGATAGAAGAACGGGGCCAGGTTACTCGACAGACCGCGTCAAAACACCTCGCGCAGCTCACCGATCAAGGCCTGACCAAATCAACCAATGGTGGGGTATATGAGCTTACAGCCGGCGGGAAGGTCATCCTCTGTGCCTTCGAAACCTGTTTCGATAATCTCGATCCAGAACGCCTCACACATCTCACGCGCTCAAAGCACACGATTCCGCTATTACACACGCTTTCTGAAGAGCCCCTACGACCAAGCGAATTGGCTGAACGAGACGCGGGATCACCCTCACGTGCGACAGTTCGAAGGAAAATTAGACTATTCGAGACGGAGGGCTGGACCGAGGAAATCGACGGTGAGCACCAACTTACGCCATCTGGTGAGCGAACATTGGACACATATGATGAGCTAGCGGTGAAGATCGAGCAAGTGATGGAGAAGGCGCCGTGGTTTCAACGGCTTAGCCCGACTCGGACAGACATTCCAGTGCAGGCTCTCAGTGATGCAAAACTGTACGTCTCCTCACCGCACTCGCCAGGGATCGTGCTCGCGACGGCCCTCAAACTCTGTGACCCCCGACTCGACCACTTCCGCGTCCTGACGTCAATTTTCAATCCAACGCTCTTTACAGCGTACGACAAACTCCTCAGACTTGGGCTCAACGGGGAGGCGATCGTCGACGCCTCGCTCTACAACCGCCTCCACGAGGAGAATATGGAACACTTCCTCGACGATTCCAACTACGAGAATTTTCAGGTATTCTACCTCGACGAAGAATTAACGCTCGGTATCGGAATCTACGACCAGGAACAGATCGCGATCGGTGCGTATAATGAAACTGGAGAGGGGGAGCATATCGCGATGCTTCTCAGTTCGAACGACGCGGTCGTTCAGTGGGGTGACGATCTGTATAACTACTATCGAAAACGTGCCATACGTGCCAGTGAAAACTCCCCCGAGAGTGCCAATTAAATAGAGAGGGAGATTTCATAAAGTTAACCAACAAATTTGGATCTATCCCTGTATTGTAGGTTAATCCGCTACACGGTCGGTGAAGTCTTCCTCAGTCATTCGATTTCAATGATCTCACCTTCACCTTCGTGGAGCAAATTGCGGATTTCATCCAGCAATTCCTGTCCCTCTTCGTAAATCTCACTTCCTTCATCGAGCGAGATCTCGTCTGCGTCGAACTGTTCGATGATCTCTTCAACCTGGTCCATTCGGTGTCTGATGTCAGAATCGTTTGCCACGCTTAGATCACCCCCAGCCACAGCCCGGTGATGACCAACAACAGCAACAGTAGCACAGCGATTGCGGCCTTGTAGTAGACCGGCGAGAGGCCCTCAGGGGCGGCCGCCTCGTCGACTGCTTCGGCGAGTTCCTGCTCGTGTTCGTGCTCCTGCTGGAAGGTTTCGTACGCGGCGTCGAGTTGCTGCGCCAGCGGCGTGATCTCGCCCGCGAGGAACTCCTCGCGGGAATTTACGATATACTCGCCAGCGGCCGTCGGCGTGATCGTCGCGACGTCCGTCACCTGATCCGCGATGAGCCGGTCATCAGTGTGTCCAATCGCGGTGACTACTGGGGTACTGGCGGTGAAGATAGCCTCTGCGACTCGCTCGGTGTTGAACGCTTGGAGGTTCGAATCGCTCCCACCACCACGGCCGACGATAATCGCGTCGACGTCCTCCGACCGGTCGAGGTGGTGGATGCCGTTCGCGATGGATGTCGGCGCGTCCGAGCCCTGGACGGTGGCGTCCTTTATCAGGATGTCAACGGTCGGGTTCTGTTCGTGGATCGCGTTCTGGATGTCGTACCGGGCATCGCCACGGAGGGACGTGACGACACCGACGCGCTCCGGGAACGCCGGCGGTTGCTGTTTCTGTTCCTCATCGAACCACCCACGCTCTTCGAGTTCGCTTCGCAGGCGTTCGACGGCCGCCGCCTGGTCGCCGTCGCCGACGACGATCACCTCCCACGGTTTGAGGTCGATTTTCCCGCCTTCGACCCAGTAGTCGATGTCGCCTTCGAGGATGACCTCGGTCCCGTCCTCGAGGTCGACGTCCATGTTGCGGTAGCGGTTCGCCCAGAGCATACAGGGGAGCTCGGCGTTACCGTCGGTGAGCGTGAAATAGAGTGCCGTACTGTTCTGGTGGAGGTCGGTGACTTCTCCGATACAGCGGACACCGTGGAGGGCAGGCGTCTCCTCGACGACAGACGCGATTTGGTCGTTCAGCTGTGACACGCTGAGGACCGCTCTCGCATCGGGGTTGACCGCCTGCCGTTCAGTATCCGGTGCGTCCGCCATGTACGTCTTCTAATACTGAAGAGGAACTTCAAAAAGCTACGTTCGAGTGATGAGGTCGACTGTGGTACCCCGGACTACAGGTCGCGGGGCTGGACCGTCTTCCGGTCGTTCGCTTCGGCACGCTCGGCAGCGTCGTCGAGGAGTTCGGCGGCCTCTTCGTTGAGGGCGTCGTAGAAATCGGCCGAGACGTTGTGATCCGACAGTGCATCCTTCACAGCTGCTTTGACGATTAGGTCAGACATTCCATCACAGGATTCTCTTGTCCGCCATATAAAGGTTCGAAGTTTCTCGCCGGGATTTCGACCATAATGCTGCCGAGACGTACTCTGGATACCAGAGAGCACTTAATCACCCCGTCAAAAGTAGGGAAACAGACGGATGCACGATTTAACCGGATTCCAGCGGGATATCTTGTACGTTATTACCGGACTCGAAGAGCCACACGGGCTCGCAGTCAAGGATGAACTCGACGACTACTACGAACAAGAGATCAATCACGGGCGGCTCTATCCAAATCTCAGTACTTCACAAAGCCGCTTAGTTAGAACGTCTGCTTGCTGAAGGTGTGTCTAAAACCAAACAAGCAGACGGTGAGATCCACGAGGACCAGCTTCTTAACTTTCTCGTCAACCGCCTTGACGAGGAAGTTTCGCTCTCGTTAGCCAATAACGCTGAAATCACTGCTGAAGACATCTATGAGGTCCTCGTCGGCGCTTGCGCCGACGGGACCTCTGTCTCTACGCTCTGTGCGTCGAGCCAGAACTCACCCGCTGGGAACACGGTCCTCTACCATCTTCGGACGAAGTTCGAGCCGGAACGGCTCGAACGAGTCGCTAACACGCTCCTGCGAAAGGATCTCGATGAATTGCTCCCCGAACAGGTGGAGGTCTGCGCAGACCTCCACCTGCGGCCCTACTACGGTGACGAAGACGACACAGACGGCCTCTATCACTCGGTAGCGAAGCGTGGAACCACTGCGTTCCACGCCTATGCCACACTCTACGCGCGTGTGAAGAACAAACGCTACACGCTGGCGGTACGCCGTCTCAAAGACGGCGATACCGCAAGTAGTGTCCTCGCTGAGTTCTTCGGTGTCCTCGACGGCCTTGACGCCGGGGTCAAGGCCGTCTACCTTGATCGCGGATTCTACGACAGTAAGTGTCTCACGCTGCTTCAGGCGCACAATTACGCGTACGTGATCCCGATCATCCGGTGGGGTGAGGCGATTCAGCAAGAGCTCTCGGAAGGATGGAGTCGCGTCATTCAGCATGATCTGACGGGGAAACTCGACGGTCACAGCTGGACCGTCGATTTTCCCGTCTACATCGACTGTACGTACCTAAATGGGAAGTATGACGAGAACGGTGTGGCGCGTCACGGCTACGCCGCTGACGCGCCGTTCATCGACTCACCACGGGACGCTCGATACCACTACTCGAAACGCTTCGGTATCGAGTCAAGCTATCGCTTGTTTGAGCAAGCGATAGCGACAACGACAACACGAGATCCAACGGTACGGCTGCTGTACGTGGTGGTGAGTCTCCTCTTACAGAACGTCTGGCGGTACCTTCACTACGAGTATGTGGCGACGCCCCGCCGAGGCGGGCGTCGCCTCTGGTGGTGGCCGTACAAGGAGTTCGTCAATATGATTCGACGAGCTGCGTGGACGGCCCTCGCGGTGCGTCGGGCCGTCCCCGCGAATCGGCCACCTGACGACCGATTCCACCGCTAACCACCGACCGAGCAAGCCAGCGGAGTGAGTGGCGACGCTGTCGCGTCGGCGGCTGACCGCCGCCGACAGCGACAGCTCTCCGTCGATCCGTCCGTAATTCTCTCGTCGAGACCGTCAGTACAACCGCTTCGACACAGAACTCAGGCCGCAGAAACAGCTAGCCGAGGATGCTTTGTGAGGTACTGAATATAGGTGATATGAACGCAGAGGAAGCAATCGAGACCGGGGGCTTGGCAGCGTTCTTCCTATTTACCGCCTTGTTCCTCTCTACGATTGATCTCTCACTTGGTGGTTCGCCGGATACTGTCCAGACTGCCAACAAACTCTCGCGTTTCCTCTACGCTGGCGTGATGACCGTTGCGCCGACATCTCAGCTGGCGATAGCTATTGATCTAGTTGCCGCTCTGGTCGCCTCTGTGGGACTGCTACAAGGTGCCAAAGAGTCCATCAAGGGCGGAGTCATTGCTGCTGCATTTCTCTACTTCTTTATAGGCTTCTTGGTGAACTATGCGACTGCCCCGGTTTGATCGACCATCGCTTGAATGAATTTTGACTCTGAGTACATACGCCAATCCCCTCAACAGCAAGGGTATCACACCCTTCTAGGAGTATTCGCCAGCATGTGGTAAAGGTCATATCGGACCTTGGGTGTGTGTCCTGCCGCGATTCGCCGGGGTCTAGAAGACATTAACCAACATTCGTCCTCATTCGGTGATTGTGTTGGTTAACGCAGTCACAGAGGTGTAGCTTATCCGGTCTCAAGCAGTGTTTCTATTGTTTCACGGAACGCTGAGAACGCGGTGTCGGCCTCCGTAATTTCCTGAGCGCCAGTGATCACGACTTTTCCGGTGGCAAAGACCAGTAGTACGCACTCGTGGTCGCGGGGGCGGTACACCAATCCGGGGAACTGCTCTGGTTCGTACTCTGTGATCTCAAGACCAAGCCCAATTGCAAGCGCTGACAGATTTAGCGGTCGTTCGAGATCGGCCATGCACACGTAGTTCTGGATACTGAACCAGGCATCCTCAGCACTCGAAACGATCCCGTGACGTTCCAGCAGGACCAGAAACTCGTCTCGGAGACGTTCAGATTCGGCTTCCGACGACGCTCCGGTGATGATGTACTTCCCGGTACGGTACAGCGTGATCAATGGCTCGCCGTCGCCGAACCGGACGTAGGCTCCAGGATATTTTTCGGGATCGTAGTCGACGACGTCGTCAAGTTCCCGTGCGAAGGTCGCGAGATCGAGTTCGACGTCTAAGGCTCCCGACGCAACGACATTGACGACGCGTACCATCGTGAAATCCTTCGTGATCGAGAATACTTATATCAGCGTAATAGCGTACCGGATAGCCTGCCCACCGTGGTGGGGATTGATCACCTGGCGGTTCTACGCTGCTACTTGCTCCGCTCAACGAGGTTGTACTCTTCAGCGTACTCAAAAATGACTTGCAGGATGTCCCACGATTTGCCGGTCTGATCGTCTTCGAAGTACCATTCAGCCTGTTCGCCGATAGCGTCAGAAACGGCTTCAGCATCGAGAAAGTCCTCTGGGTCGTCGAAGCCCATGCCGATCCAGTCCTCGCCAGCAAGGTTCGCAGACAGGTCTCGTGTGATGGCGTCGATCACCGCTCGCTGGAGGTCCGCCGTGAAGTCTACTTCATACCGCTCTTCGGGCATTTCCTCTTTCAGTTTCGGGAGCAACTGCTCGGCGATCTCTTGGTGCGACGATTCTTCACTTCCCGCCCAGTCGTTCAGTACGGTGTAGTCGTTCGGCATCGTTTGAGTCTGTCTTGGCCGTATCTTGACTGTGTTGCTGTCAGTGTTTTCTGAAGTTTATCCTGATTGGCTCTCTTGGTACACCTGTTGACGAAGATGCTTTGTAATCGCTTCCTGGACTTCGTCGTTGTCCATAAACTCCGCGAAGAGCTCCTGATTCTGGTCCATTCGATCGATAAACATACTGGTTAGCGCATCGTCGAACTCCAGCGCGAAGTTTTCGCGACTATTGGCACGCGCAGAACGCTGGAGGTGATCGTCTTCTAGTGCATCTTCCTTGAGCTGCTCAAGGAACAGTTGGTCGGCCTCGGTGAAATCAGTCCCAAGCTTGTCGTTGATTTTCTCGACGATAGTCGACAGTTCAACTTCATCATCAGCTTCTGAACCGCCCGTTCCAGTCTCTGTCGGGCCTTTGACCTCACCGTCAGTCGCGCTGAGCCCGATGGAACCCTCCTCAGACTTCTCAAGCCGATAGTACTGTAGGGCGAGTTCGTCGTCGAATTCTACGGTAGGGTCATGAGATTGCCTCGGGAGTTCCTTGTACAGGAACCGACCGAAGGTGTAGAGCTTCTCAAGGTGGGTATCCGCGTAGCTGACGATCTGCGACTGAAACTTATACAGCTGCAGGAACGACCTGAGCGTTGAGCGGAAGTCTTCCTGGATTTCCTCCTCTTTGGCGACGAAGCGGTCCCGGGCTGGCTGAACGATACTGCTGAGCTTTCCATGAGTACCTTCCGTCCCCGTGTTGGACGGGTCAAAGAATACCTTAGCGAAGCGGTCGACTTCCTTTTGCTCGTAGATGCGGAACGCATCGAGGTCAGAGGCTAACTGTTGGAGATGTTGTGGGTCCATCTCCTCCGTCACGGTTGTCTTACCGTAGAACGGCTCAAACGCTTCCTTGATCTCTTCCTGCTCGTTCTCGAAGTCCAGCACGAACGTGTCCTCTTTCCCGGGATGCTGCCGGTTCAATCGAGAAAGTGTCTGGACCGCTTGAATCCCCGAGAGTTTCTTGTCGACATACATCGTGTGGAGGAGCGGTTGGTCGAAACCGGTCTGATACTTATCGGCGACGACGAGGACCTGGTACTCCGGCGTGTCGAAGACGTTGGGGAGTTCCGACTCTTTGATGCCGTCATTCATTCCCTTTTCCGTGTAGCTACCGCCATCGTCCTCGACCGTCCCACTGAACGCGACGAGCGCGCTGAGGTCGTATCCGTTCTCCTCAATATATTCGTCAATCGACTTCTTGTAGCGGACTGCGTGAGCGCGAGAGGACGTCACGATCATCGCTTTCGCCTTCCCACCGATCTTGTGCTGCGTGTGGTTCCGGAAGTGTTCGACGATGATCTCAACTTTCTGTGAGACGTTGTGCGGGTGGAGTTTCAGGAACCGCGATATCGCGTTCACTGCCTTCTGCTCGGGCACCTGTGGGTCCTCCTCGACGACCTTCGCGACGTTGTAGAACGTCTCGTACGTCGTGTAGTTTTGGAGGACGTCGATGATGAATCCCTCATCTATCGCTTGCTGCATCGAGTACAGGTGGAACGGTTCGTGCCCACCGTCTCCATCGGGTTCACCGAATGCTTTCAGGGTCTTTGCCTTCGGCGTCGCAGTAAACGCGAAAAAGCTGAGGTTGGGCTGTTTGTTCCGAGATTTTGCATTCTCTGCCATGGCGTCCTCCCAATCCTCGATATCTTCCTCATCGACCCCCGAGAGGATGCCCTTCATCTCGGCGGACATCTCGCCGCTCTGGCTGCTGTGGGCTTCGTCGACGACAACAGCGTAATCCCGCTCCGGAAGTGACTGTGCGTGCTCAATGACGTACGGGAACGTCTGGAGCGTCGTGATGATCACGGGCTTGCCAGCCTCCAAGGCCTCCGCGAGCTCCTCGGATTTCGAGCGGTTCTCGCCTTTGATCGGATGAACGACGCCAGTCTTGTGGTCGAGCTCGTAGATGGTGTTCCGGAGCTGTTCGTCGAGGACGGTTCGGTCGGTGACGACGACGACGCCGTCGAACACTGCATCGTCTTGGTCGTCGTGCAGCGAACTGAGCCGGTGAACCAGCCAGGCGATAGACTTGCTCTTCCCGCTCCCGGTGGAGTGCTGGATGAGGTAATCCTCGCCGGGTCCCTCCTCTTTCGCGCTGGCAACCAGCTGGCGGACACACTCCAGTTGGTGATAGCGCGGGAAGATGATCGTCTCGTCCTCCTCGACGGTGATGCCGTCTTTCTTGATCTCCTCCGTGTCGATGTGGATGAACCGCTGGATGATATCCATCCAACTGTCCTTCGCCCAGACGTCTTTCCAGAGATACGCAGTGCGGTGGTCGTTCTCTCGTGGGGGGTTGCCACCGCCCTTCTCGTGGCCCTTGTTGAACGGGAGGAAGTGGGTGTCCTCGCCGGCGAGTTCGGTCGTATAGTGGATCTCGTGCTGGTCGATAGCGAAATGGACCAATGCACCACGTTTGAATCGGAGGACGGGTTCGCTCGGGTCGCGGTCTTGGCGGTACTGTTCTCGGGCGTCCCTGTTTGCCTGGTCGGTAAAGGTGTTCTTGAGTTCGCCTGTTGCGACGGGGATGCCGTTGACGCTCAGTGCGAGGTCCACGCTCAGATTCGAATTCGTCGCCGAGTAGTGGAGCTGTTGGGTGACACCGAGGCAATTTGCTTCGTAGCGAGCCTGCAGTTCCGGATTGATCCCCGTGTTGGGCTGGAACGTCGCGAGCTCGATTTTAGTGCCGGTGGTGCGAAGACCATGACGCAGTAGTTCGAGCGTGCCTTGTCGTTCGAGGGCGCTCGTCAGTTCCTGGAGGAAGCGCTCGCGAGCGCTGCCCTTGTGAGCGGTCTCCAGTTGCTCCCAGGCTTCCGGCTGGGTTTCTTGGACGAACGAGATGACCTCGTCAGGGAAGATGCCCCGTTCGGCGTCGAACTTACTGTTCGGAACGCGTGTGTAACCGCGTTTGAGGAGAGAAGCGGCAATCTCGTCTTCAAAGGCCGCTTCATCGTACTGCTTACTCATATGAATCCAATCTTATCCTCCATGTTTCGCTTCAGACACATCAATCTGGTTCGTGATCTCGGCTGTGATTACTGACTCACGCATCTCAGATAACTTCGAAAGTAGATTATTGATGGTTGAGATTGAGCTATTCACTTCAGTAGACATCTTTGATAAGCGATTTACTATTTCTTGCTGATCTCTTTTCGGAGGTATCGGCATTTTCTGGTTGGAGAGCTTTTCAACCGTGATATGGTCTATTGTACTTTGGTTAGAGTTCGCAGAGAATATCCCCGTTTTCACAGCAAATTCCATGAAATAGCAGAAGAATTCCGGGATTTGATTGCCATCATTTGCACGGACTCTATGTAAGGCCTTTTGATAATACACCCCCTCGGTATCTTGGCGCCAAACAGCACTTTCACCACAACCAAACCCGCCTTCACATACGAGAACGTCTCCCTGCTCAAGCTGGTAGAGGTTTCTCTCATCCTCTGTGAAGTCCATCTTGGGGAGCTCTTCCGTGTTGATGTCCCACCAATGTACGTCTTGGTTTCGGAGATATGGCGCTAGGTGCTCACCAGATATCTCAGCTGCATCCAACATTTTTCCCAGCTGTATATCATAGTACCATCCCACTTTGGCGACATCCCAGCTTTTGGGTATTTTCCCCAACCAAGGG
This window harbors:
- a CDS encoding exonuclease VII small subunit; this translates as MANDSDIRHRMDQVEEIIEQFDADEISLDEGSEIYEEGQELLDEIRNLLHEGEGEIIEIE
- a CDS encoding exodeoxyribonuclease VII large subunit, with the protein product MADAPDTERQAVNPDARAVLSVSQLNDQIASVVEETPALHGVRCIGEVTDLHQNSTALYFTLTDGNAELPCMLWANRYRNMDVDLEDGTEVILEGDIDYWVEGGKIDLKPWEVIVVGDGDQAAAVERLRSELEERGWFDEEQKQQPPAFPERVGVVTSLRGDARYDIQNAIHEQNPTVDILIKDATVQGSDAPTSIANGIHHLDRSEDVDAIIVGRGGGSDSNLQAFNTERVAEAIFTASTPVVTAIGHTDDRLIADQVTDVATITPTAAGEYIVNSREEFLAGEITPLAQQLDAAYETFQQEHEHEQELAEAVDEAAAPEGLSPVYYKAAIAVLLLLLLVITGLWLGVI
- a CDS encoding DNA-binding protein, which produces MSDLIVKAAVKDALSDHNVSADFYDALNEEAAELLDDAAERAEANDRKTVQPRDL
- a CDS encoding transposase ISH3, whose protein sequence is MSKTKQADGEIHEDQLLNFLVNRLDEEVSLSLANNAEITAEDIYEVLVGACADGTSVSTLCASSQNSPAGNTVLYHLRTKFEPERLERVANTLLRKDLDELLPEQVEVCADLHLRPYYGDEDDTDGLYHSVAKRGTTAFHAYATLYARVKNKRYTLAVRRLKDGDTASSVLAEFFGVLDGLDAGVKAVYLDRGFYDSKCLTLLQAHNYAYVIPIIRWGEAIQQELSEGWSRVIQHDLTGKLDGHSWTVDFPVYIDCTYLNGKYDENGVARHGYAADAPFIDSPRDARYHYSKRFGIESSYRLFEQAIATTTTRDPTVRLLYVVVSLLLQNVWRYLHYEYVATPRRGGRRLWWWPYKEFVNMIRRAAWTALAVRRAVPANRPPDDRFHR
- a CDS encoding TATA-box-binding protein C translates to MVRVVNVVASGALDVELDLATFARELDDVVDYDPEKYPGAYVRFGDGEPLITLYRTGKYIITGASSEAESERLRDEFLVLLERHGIVSSAEDAWFSIQNYVCMADLERPLNLSALAIGLGLEITEYEPEQFPGLVYRPRDHECVLLVFATGKVVITGAQEITEADTAFSAFRETIETLLETG
- a CDS encoding type I restriction endonuclease subunit R — translated: MSKQYDEAAFEDEIAASLLKRGYTRVPNSKFDAERGIFPDEVISFVQETQPEAWEQLETAHKGSARERFLQELTSALERQGTLELLRHGLRTTGTKIELATFQPNTGINPELQARYEANCLGVTQQLHYSATNSNLSVDLALSVNGIPVATGELKNTFTDQANRDAREQYRQDRDPSEPVLRFKRGALVHFAIDQHEIHYTTELAGEDTHFLPFNKGHEKGGGNPPRENDHRTAYLWKDVWAKDSWMDIIQRFIHIDTEEIKKDGITVEEDETIIFPRYHQLECVRQLVASAKEEGPGEDYLIQHSTGSGKSKSIAWLVHRLSSLHDDQDDAVFDGVVVVTDRTVLDEQLRNTIYELDHKTGVVHPIKGENRSKSEELAEALEAGKPVIITTLQTFPYVIEHAQSLPERDYAVVVDEAHSSQSGEMSAEMKGILSGVDEEDIEDWEDAMAENAKSRNKQPNLSFFAFTATPKAKTLKAFGEPDGDGGHEPFHLYSMQQAIDEGFIIDVLQNYTTYETFYNVAKVVEEDPQVPEQKAVNAISRFLKLHPHNVSQKVEIIVEHFRNHTQHKIGGKAKAMIVTSSRAHAVRYKKSIDEYIEENGYDLSALVAFSGTVEDDGGSYTEKGMNDGIKESELPNVFDTPEYQVLVVADKYQTGFDQPLLHTMYVDKKLSGIQAVQTLSRLNRQHPGKEDTFVLDFENEQEEIKEAFEPFYGKTTVTEEMDPQHLQQLASDLDAFRIYEQKEVDRFAKVFFDPSNTGTEGTHGKLSSIVQPARDRFVAKEEEIQEDFRSTLRSFLQLYKFQSQIVSYADTHLEKLYTFGRFLYKELPRQSHDPTVEFDDELALQYYRLEKSEEGSIGLSATDGEVKGPTETGTGGSEADDEVELSTIVEKINDKLGTDFTEADQLFLEQLKEDALEDDHLQRSARANSRENFALEFDDALTSMFIDRMDQNQELFAEFMDNDEVQEAITKHLRQQVYQESQSG